In Lepidochelys kempii isolate rLepKem1 chromosome 8, rLepKem1.hap2, whole genome shotgun sequence, a single genomic region encodes these proteins:
- the LOC140916514 gene encoding uncharacterized protein codes for MWTFAVYDDYPIPMLLGEDLANHVKQAKKVGMVTRSQAKQAVRPSSVPETSIRTQSEVMDLDPRPMSATAVVDPVPETQTEPVPEPEPAEQPTPDPVSALNPVLATSTPEGPTEPELAAADNPTQEAQPEPESQHSAPAESGSQSTETAPSLISLPEGPSLCPQSNEELMSPASREQFQTEQEADESLQRAWTAARSNPPPLSSSNRSSPFIPEN; via the coding sequence atgtggacttttgcagtctatgatgattatcccatccccatgctgttgggggaagacttggccaatcatgtgaagcaggccaagaaggtgggaatggtcacccgcagccaggctaaacaagccgtgaggcctagctctgttccggaaacttctatcaggacccagtcagaggtgatggacctggaccccaggccaatgtctgcaacagcagtagtggatccagtcccagagacccagacggaaccagtcccagaaccggaaccggccgaacaaccaacaccagaccccgtgtcagcactgaatccagtacttgcaacctcaacaccagagggccccaccgaacctgaactggcagcagccgataaccctacacaagaggctcagccggagcctgaatcccaacatagtgcaccagcggagagcggttcacagtcaacagaaacagctccatcccttatatcgcttccagagggaccaagcctatgtccccaatccaatgaggaactgatgtctccagcatcaagggaacagttccagaccgaacaggaagcagatgaaagcctccagagagcttggacggcggcacggagcaacccaccgcctctcagctcttctaatcgatccag